In one window of Parachlamydia acanthamoebae DNA:
- the tsp gene encoding tail-specific protease Tsp: MPICKRLFFLLIFLFSYAFSAEHELLKTADVNKVMQNILQQHVSQKKISDQILKTSFKVYIDQFDPDRTYLLETETTPFLNVNDKQAQQLLKQYLKSDFGAYSRLNSMIQGSILRARKIRQNLIKNPKQLFLYQNPKDAKSDWEDPDLKRPFVRGTNELMSRIKQDMVRFINAEINHYGAAKVQKNEQAILAFYENKQREKEDKYLFRNTAGRDLAKPERENLFVMHILKALTRSLDAHTTFYDASEAYDMKMRLEKGVIGVGLVPQETEDGMIVARIIQNGPAAKNGQIQLDDQIVKINGKDATNQSFDQVMHSLQAKPGSVISMVLKKPATPDNDYTSSIYHVDLTSEAISIDEGRAEASYESFEDGVLGVVTLNSFYQGIHGINSELDVRKALNELTQKGKIRGLVLDLRENSGGFLSQAVKVAGLFITNGVIVISKYSNGEERFYRDMDGKAYYNGPLIVLTSKATASAAEIVAQALQDYGVALVVGDEQTYGKGTIQSQTVTDNKGSSYFKVTVGKYYTVSGKTPQIQGVKADVIVPSQFSRENIGEEFLEYPLTHDTISSAYEDLLEDIDPTLKPWYLRYYSPTLQHKIRTWRTMLPVLRKNSAHRLVSNTQYQKFLTNQDDASKVVVINSDDKTQPINTKDLQLVEAVNILKDMIYLQNSVHPTKKPAMSEK; the protein is encoded by the coding sequence ATGCCTTTTCTGCCGAACATGAACTCCTTAAAACGGCCGATGTCAATAAAGTCATGCAAAACATTTTGCAGCAGCACGTATCGCAAAAAAAAATATCTGATCAAATTCTTAAAACATCCTTTAAAGTCTACATTGACCAATTTGATCCCGATCGAACTTACCTTCTCGAGACAGAAACAACCCCTTTTTTAAATGTCAATGATAAGCAAGCTCAACAACTTTTAAAACAATATTTAAAAAGTGATTTTGGAGCCTATAGCCGACTCAATTCAATGATTCAAGGCTCTATCCTCCGTGCTCGCAAAATTCGTCAAAATCTGATCAAAAACCCCAAGCAATTGTTTCTTTACCAAAACCCAAAAGATGCTAAAAGCGATTGGGAAGACCCCGATTTAAAACGACCCTTCGTGCGTGGTACAAATGAATTAATGAGTCGGATTAAGCAAGATATGGTGCGCTTTATCAATGCTGAAATTAATCACTATGGCGCGGCTAAAGTACAAAAAAATGAGCAAGCTATTCTCGCCTTCTATGAAAATAAACAGCGTGAAAAAGAAGATAAATATTTATTTAGAAATACAGCGGGTCGAGATTTAGCAAAACCAGAAAGAGAGAATCTTTTTGTGATGCATATTTTAAAAGCCTTAACACGTAGCTTAGATGCCCACACGACTTTTTATGATGCGTCGGAAGCCTATGACATGAAAATGCGCCTTGAGAAAGGGGTCATCGGAGTGGGTTTAGTTCCTCAAGAAACGGAAGATGGAATGATTGTGGCCCGAATCATACAAAATGGGCCGGCCGCCAAAAATGGCCAAATACAGCTTGATGATCAAATTGTTAAAATCAACGGTAAAGATGCGACCAATCAATCTTTTGATCAAGTGATGCATAGCCTGCAAGCCAAACCGGGATCAGTGATCTCCATGGTGCTAAAAAAGCCAGCTACACCTGACAACGATTACACAAGCTCGATCTATCATGTGGATTTAACAAGCGAAGCCATCTCCATTGATGAAGGTCGAGCCGAAGCTTCTTATGAGTCTTTTGAGGATGGAGTATTAGGAGTTGTCACTCTCAACTCTTTTTATCAGGGGATTCATGGGATCAATAGTGAACTTGACGTCCGCAAAGCCTTGAATGAACTTACACAAAAAGGCAAAATACGTGGACTTGTTTTAGACCTACGCGAAAACAGTGGAGGCTTTTTAAGTCAAGCAGTCAAAGTCGCCGGGCTTTTTATTACCAATGGCGTGATCGTAATCTCTAAGTACTCGAATGGAGAAGAACGTTTTTATCGCGATATGGATGGAAAAGCTTATTACAATGGGCCTTTAATTGTACTGACCTCAAAAGCCACCGCCTCTGCTGCAGAAATTGTAGCTCAGGCCTTACAAGATTACGGAGTCGCACTCGTCGTCGGAGACGAACAAACGTATGGAAAAGGGACGATTCAAAGCCAAACAGTCACTGACAATAAAGGCTCTTCTTACTTTAAAGTCACAGTTGGAAAATACTACACAGTCTCAGGAAAGACCCCCCAAATTCAGGGTGTTAAAGCGGATGTTATTGTGCCTAGTCAATTTAGCCGAGAAAATATCGGAGAAGAATTTCTTGAATATCCTCTTACACACGACACCATTTCCTCTGCTTATGAAGATCTTTTAGAGGATATCGATCCGACTTTAAAACCTTGGTACCTACGCTATTATTCTCCTACTCTGCAACACAAAATCCGTACTTGGCGCACGATGCTCCCTGTGTTAAGAAAAAACAGCGCTCATCGATTGGTCAGTAATACACAATACCAAAAATTTTTAACCAACCAGGACGACGCCTCGAAAGTAGTCGTCATAAATTCTGATGATAAAACACAGCCCATCAACACCAAAGATCTTCAGTTAGTTGAGGCTGTTAATATCTTAAAAGATATGATCTACCTTCAAAATTCTGTACATCCCACGAAAAAGCCCGCGATGAGTGAAAAATAA
- a CDS encoding NAD(P)-dependent oxidoreductase produces the protein MNIVLLQSPLSIEEIELLMQEFPHYLFLAFTETTYRNLSKEDWGKVEIIYGNRLAENEFALADQLKWIHSPSDQLNRLCLDLIADQGNVQITVTREENVVQIGEYVLGVMLAFAKNLFKWKFLDQDPAAVWASELRDQMWTLNGKKMLQIGLGKTGSEVARMAKQFGMTIWGVQPHASFNPYCHKTFSLENFHHLISEVDIVSLCLPRSRTFEEWFGVKEFDLMKNDSILSVVGSYKIFSQAAISKMQQSTKLRGLLIDSSYQNPIPQGSLLWQIPQAIITPEVGSRPKSESTEAYRTFRYNLRQYVHGNASAMRNRIDHNAMIFDI, from the coding sequence ATGAATATTGTTCTTTTACAAAGTCCTCTCTCAATTGAAGAAATTGAACTGTTGATGCAAGAATTTCCCCACTATCTTTTTTTAGCCTTTACGGAAACGACCTATCGAAATTTAAGCAAAGAAGATTGGGGAAAAGTCGAAATTATCTATGGAAATCGGCTGGCTGAAAATGAATTTGCATTAGCTGATCAATTAAAGTGGATTCATTCACCCTCGGATCAATTAAATCGATTATGTTTAGATTTGATTGCGGATCAAGGGAATGTTCAGATCACAGTCACGAGAGAGGAAAATGTGGTGCAAATAGGGGAGTATGTCCTGGGAGTCATGTTGGCTTTTGCGAAAAATCTATTTAAATGGAAATTTCTTGATCAAGATCCTGCTGCTGTTTGGGCCAGCGAGTTGCGTGATCAAATGTGGACATTGAACGGAAAAAAAATGTTGCAAATTGGGTTAGGTAAGACCGGATCAGAAGTGGCTCGTATGGCCAAACAATTTGGAATGACCATTTGGGGTGTGCAGCCACACGCTTCTTTTAATCCGTATTGTCACAAGACATTTTCTTTGGAAAATTTTCATCATTTGATTTCGGAAGTGGATATTGTAAGTCTTTGTTTGCCAAGAAGTCGAACTTTTGAAGAGTGGTTTGGGGTTAAAGAGTTCGATTTAATGAAAAATGATTCCATCTTAAGTGTTGTTGGGTCTTACAAAATTTTTTCTCAAGCAGCTATAAGCAAAATGCAGCAGTCCACTAAATTGCGTGGTCTTTTGATTGATTCCTCTTATCAAAATCCCATTCCTCAGGGATCTCTTCTTTGGCAGATTCCGCAGGCGATCATTACGCCTGAAGTCGGATCGCGTCCCAAATCTGAGTCAACTGAAGCCTATCGAACATTTCGGTATAATTTGCGTCAGTATGTGCATGGCAATGCCAGTGCCATGCGTAATCGGATCGATCACAATGCCATGATATTTGATATTTGA
- a CDS encoding GNAT family N-acetyltransferase — protein sequence MNGIESASTRFDIKILENGEVELTKLLSHIAEQQKKVQECLGSIHLADPGLSQESNKKIFGIFSASLMELLKINTVVSDFQKGMAIKHKIVVAYDVSNQLLQAMGLVLLNREDFKGKKGIELYSLITSIWNLNYPQNSNHPHRVKGAGSSIVEFCKKLGAEHQAEYLYLMGAPGALSFYERLGFKRDPEFAENGSKEDLFAIKRTPMFCDLESK from the coding sequence ATGAATGGAATAGAGTCTGCTTCTACTAGGTTCGATATCAAGATATTGGAAAATGGGGAGGTCGAATTAACAAAATTGTTATCACATATTGCTGAACAGCAAAAAAAAGTTCAAGAATGCTTGGGTTCCATTCATCTGGCAGATCCAGGCTTATCGCAAGAAAGCAATAAAAAAATATTCGGGATATTTAGTGCTAGCTTAATGGAGTTATTAAAAATTAACACTGTTGTGAGTGATTTTCAGAAAGGGATGGCTATCAAACACAAAATCGTGGTTGCCTATGATGTCTCTAATCAGCTTCTGCAGGCCATGGGGCTTGTGTTGCTTAATCGGGAAGATTTCAAGGGCAAGAAGGGTATCGAGCTCTATTCCTTGATTACGTCTATCTGGAACTTGAATTACCCGCAAAATAGCAATCATCCACATCGAGTGAAAGGGGCGGGTTCTTCTATTGTTGAATTTTGTAAAAAGCTTGGGGCAGAACATCAAGCCGAGTATCTCTATCTTATGGGGGCTCCTGGGGCTTTATCTTTTTATGAGAGGCTCGGTTTTAAGCGCGATCCTGAATTTGCAGAAAATGGATCGAAAGAAGACCTATTTGCAATCAAGCGCACACCGATGTTTTGTGATTTAGAATCCAAATAG